The following coding sequences are from one Haloarcula taiwanensis window:
- a CDS encoding DNA lyase: protein MSTIEKWDATAVRALHEDLVSLHGPVERASNHGADADPGEGVRQLVTTILSQNVADENTRRASEALFAAYDDFAAIEGADHDTLADTIRVAGLPDQKAARIQRALGAIREETGGAYSLAFLDAMPTDEAKGWLTDIKGVGPKTASVVLNFHFGKPTMAVDTHVERVSKRFGLVPESATNKRAHDELDALIPDELTYPLHVLLITHGREFCSARTPDCANPVCERYCGCEEC, encoded by the coding sequence ATGTCGACGATTGAGAAGTGGGATGCCACCGCTGTTCGTGCCCTCCACGAGGATCTCGTCTCGCTGCATGGCCCCGTCGAACGTGCGAGCAACCACGGTGCCGACGCCGACCCTGGCGAAGGGGTTCGACAGCTGGTGACGACGATTCTCTCACAGAACGTGGCCGACGAGAACACGCGCCGAGCCTCCGAGGCGCTGTTTGCGGCGTACGACGACTTCGCAGCCATTGAAGGGGCAGACCACGATACGCTGGCCGACACCATCCGCGTCGCAGGGCTCCCCGACCAGAAGGCGGCCCGTATTCAGCGGGCGCTTGGGGCCATCCGCGAGGAAACCGGCGGTGCCTACTCTCTTGCCTTCCTCGACGCCATGCCCACCGACGAGGCGAAAGGCTGGCTCACCGATATCAAGGGCGTCGGTCCAAAGACCGCCAGCGTCGTCCTGAACTTCCACTTCGGGAAGCCAACAATGGCTGTCGATACCCACGTCGAGCGGGTCTCCAAGCGGTTCGGGCTAGTGCCCGAGTCGGCGACTAACAAGCGCGCCCACGACGAGCTAGACGCCCTCATTCCTGACGAGCTGACCTACCCGCTGCACGTCCTGCTTATTACCCACGGCCGAGAGTTCTGCTCGGCGCGTACTCCCGACTGTGCGAACCCAGTCTGCGAGCGCTACTGCGGTTGTGAGGAGTGTTAG
- a CDS encoding daunorubicin ABC transporter ATP-binding protein: protein MSDRDSWISNLGFVLAAVGGAAGLGNIWRFPWLTAGNGGSAFLIVYLLVVVGIGVPGLLAEFVLGRCGRQTPTAALRSLTGSRWGSWLGAFNVLTTLVILSFYSVVGGWILRYTLVSPVGAYFGQPQQYFGAMSFGLDAVAFHLLFLGIVAAIVFFGVSHGIERVSKVMLPGVVIILLGLAVWTATQPGTAAGYAFYLSFDAEYLAANFLSVIGPAAGQALFTLSLGAGVMLTYASYLDDNASLPRDTLVIAVSNTFIGVLAGLVVIPLLFSQGVDPGQGGPGALFVALATAFATLPGGELVATAFFATVLMAAVTSGISLLETPVATLVDSFGVPRRRATVLVSVLLAATGSGLSLTSSVFQFVSGTLADLLLTVGLFAFTVIVGWLLRVEALAEFRAGTDRFEWVAKPWLLTVSWVLPVVVLFLLTNTLASLAGMSLGLGGRALIAVVGTVALAIVVRNGSRSDLLSSQ, encoded by the coding sequence ATGTCCGATCGTGATTCTTGGATCTCGAACCTCGGTTTCGTGCTTGCCGCTGTCGGCGGTGCAGCGGGCCTCGGGAACATCTGGCGGTTCCCGTGGCTGACCGCCGGGAACGGCGGCAGCGCGTTCCTCATCGTCTATCTGCTCGTCGTCGTCGGCATCGGCGTTCCGGGACTGCTCGCTGAGTTCGTCCTCGGACGCTGTGGGCGGCAGACGCCAACCGCGGCGTTGCGCTCACTCACCGGCTCCCGCTGGGGGTCATGGCTGGGCGCGTTCAACGTCCTCACAACGCTCGTTATCCTCTCGTTCTACTCTGTCGTCGGCGGGTGGATCCTCCGCTACACGCTCGTCTCGCCGGTCGGAGCCTACTTCGGGCAGCCCCAGCAGTACTTCGGGGCGATGAGCTTCGGGCTCGACGCGGTCGCCTTTCACCTGCTGTTCCTCGGTATCGTCGCTGCTATCGTCTTTTTCGGCGTGAGCCACGGTATCGAACGCGTCTCGAAGGTGATGCTCCCCGGCGTCGTGATTATTCTCCTCGGCCTCGCAGTGTGGACGGCCACCCAGCCGGGTACGGCCGCCGGCTACGCGTTCTATCTCAGCTTCGACGCTGAATACCTCGCCGCGAACTTCCTGAGCGTCATCGGGCCGGCGGCGGGCCAGGCGCTGTTCACCCTCTCGCTCGGCGCTGGAGTCATGCTGACCTACGCCTCGTATCTCGACGATAACGCATCGCTTCCACGGGATACGCTCGTTATCGCAGTCTCAAACACGTTCATCGGAGTCCTCGCCGGACTGGTCGTCATCCCGCTGCTTTTCTCACAGGGCGTCGACCCCGGACAGGGCGGTCCCGGTGCGCTGTTCGTGGCGCTCGCGACGGCGTTTGCGACGCTTCCGGGCGGCGAACTCGTTGCAACCGCGTTCTTTGCGACTGTGCTGATGGCCGCGGTGACCAGCGGCATCAGCCTGCTTGAGACGCCGGTGGCAACGCTCGTCGACAGCTTCGGCGTCCCGCGACGCCGGGCGACGGTGCTGGTATCGGTCCTGCTCGCCGCCACCGGGAGCGGACTGTCGCTCACAAGCTCGGTGTTCCAGTTCGTCTCCGGCACGCTCGCCGACCTCCTCTTGACTGTCGGGCTGTTCGCGTTCACTGTCATCGTCGGCTGGCTGCTGCGCGTGGAAGCGCTGGCCGAGTTCCGCGCCGGAACCGACCGTTTCGAATGGGTAGCCAAGCCGTGGCTTCTAACCGTTAGCTGGGTGCTCCCCGTTGTCGTGCTGTTCCTGTTGACGAACACCCTCGCGTCGCTCGCTGGGATGTCGCTGGGACTCGGCGGCCGAGCACTCATTGCTGTCGTCGGTACCGTCGCCCTGGCTATCGTCGTTCGAAACGGAAGCCGAAGCGACCTGTTGAGTTCGCAGTAA
- a CDS encoding ABC transporter ATP-binding protein translates to MLELDDVSAAYDTTPILRDVDLSVEEGEIVGVMGKNGVGKTTLLKTVMGLLESSEGTIRYDGVDVTHASADERARAGIGYIPQGRDVFPKLTVEQNIKMGETIRSDSDETLYDQIYDYFPVLEERASQEAGTLSGGQQQMLAIGRALVSNPDLLLLDEPSEGIQPSIVDQISQDMQTINADLGTTILFVEQNLGVIREMADRCYAMERGTVVDELGPSTIADEDAIAEYLAV, encoded by the coding sequence ATGCTCGAACTCGACGACGTTTCCGCTGCCTACGACACGACGCCGATACTGCGGGACGTGGACCTCTCTGTCGAGGAGGGGGAAATCGTCGGCGTGATGGGAAAAAACGGCGTCGGCAAGACGACGCTCCTGAAGACGGTGATGGGTTTACTGGAGTCCAGCGAGGGGACCATCCGCTACGACGGCGTGGATGTGACCCACGCGAGCGCCGACGAGCGCGCCCGGGCCGGAATCGGCTATATCCCGCAGGGCCGGGACGTGTTCCCAAAGCTAACCGTCGAACAGAACATCAAAATGGGTGAGACCATTCGGTCTGACAGCGATGAAACGCTGTACGACCAGATATACGACTACTTCCCCGTACTCGAAGAGCGGGCCAGCCAGGAGGCCGGCACGCTCTCGGGCGGGCAACAGCAGATGCTCGCCATCGGCCGCGCACTGGTCTCGAACCCCGACCTGCTCCTGCTCGACGAGCCCAGCGAGGGCATCCAGCCCTCTATTGTCGATCAGATCAGCCAGGATATGCAGACCATCAACGCCGACCTCGGGACGACGATTCTGTTCGTCGAGCAAAACCTCGGCGTCATCCGTGAGATGGCCGACCGCTGTTACGCGATGGAGCGTGGGACGGTCGTCGACGAACTCGGCCCGTCGACGATTGCCGACGAGGACGCGATTGCGGAGTACCTCGCGGTCTGA
- a CDS encoding ABC transporter ATP-binding protein: MSDTETESDIDPLGPNVRQTAAELATGDRTETLLQTDGLVKQFGGFTATDDVDFSVAEGELRCLIGPNGAGKSTLLNLITGTYEASDGSIYYNGHDITDLEPHERVSRGISMKFQVPSVYGDLSVRENVRLPVQQFADGEERRRLVAEAIGAAGLTGYEDVEAGQLSHGQQQQLEIGMAAALEPDLLLLDEPVAGLDVGEREAIAERIRRLNEEKGIAFIVIEHDTDFVASIAEEVTVLHNGEVFREGAIAEIESDPEVQRIYLGGES, encoded by the coding sequence ATGAGTGATACTGAAACCGAATCCGACATCGACCCGCTTGGACCGAACGTCCGGCAGACCGCTGCGGAACTGGCAACGGGCGACAGAACCGAGACACTGCTGCAGACCGACGGGCTCGTCAAACAGTTCGGCGGGTTCACCGCTACTGACGACGTGGACTTCTCGGTCGCCGAAGGGGAGCTACGGTGTCTCATCGGTCCAAACGGCGCTGGCAAATCAACATTACTGAACCTGATTACCGGTACCTACGAGGCGAGTGACGGCAGTATCTACTACAACGGCCACGATATCACCGACCTCGAACCACACGAGCGGGTGTCACGCGGCATCAGTATGAAGTTCCAGGTCCCGTCCGTGTACGGTGACCTGAGCGTTAGAGAGAACGTCAGACTCCCCGTCCAGCAGTTCGCCGACGGGGAGGAACGACGGCGGCTTGTCGCCGAGGCCATCGGGGCTGCTGGTCTCACCGGCTACGAGGACGTCGAAGCCGGCCAGCTCTCACACGGCCAGCAACAGCAACTCGAAATCGGGATGGCTGCCGCGCTCGAACCCGACCTCCTCCTCTTGGACGAGCCGGTCGCCGGCCTCGACGTGGGCGAGCGCGAAGCTATCGCCGAGCGGATCAGACGGCTCAACGAGGAGAAAGGGATTGCCTTCATCGTCATCGAACACGACACCGACTTCGTCGCGAGCATCGCCGAGGAAGTGACCGTCCTGCACAACGGCGAGGTGTTCCGCGAGGGAGCGATTGCGGAAATCGAATCCGACCCGGAGGTCCAGCGGATCTATCTGGGTGGTGAGTCGTGA
- a CDS encoding urea ABC transporter, permease protein UrtC produces MARNSANGEANRSLPGRLRSRFEGPNTIGESRGFWGGFAAAVAALAVYPAFGDSSQLSLFMVLALLGLSLSVVWGYSGVLSFGQVVFFGIGAYTFGVVSINFATPGGITAAVVAGIVGGGLSAAILGYFMFYGGVRDVYVTIITLVSTIVLHTFMAQTAGSEWAIGEAALGGFNGMPDIPLLTLGVGGLSYQFIYNPFPMRVIGIGAFEISPFYYLVLVLLVGTYLALRALVNSDYGRVMVAVREDEDRTEMFGYNVTRVKFVVFTLGGALAGLSGVLYAARNVYIDPTVFSLLFATLPVIWVSIGGRKSLLGAVVATLAIEYLRISMAGELALVLLGTLLLVTILVLPSGLVPWLHEQIVATRLGPGEAGGADTPDAPSEVSD; encoded by the coding sequence ATGGCGAGAAACAGTGCAAACGGCGAGGCGAACAGGTCGCTTCCGGGTCGGCTCCGCAGTCGGTTCGAGGGGCCAAACACCATCGGGGAATCCCGCGGGTTCTGGGGTGGCTTCGCCGCCGCTGTAGCGGCGCTCGCCGTCTACCCAGCCTTCGGTGACAGCTCCCAGCTGTCGCTGTTCATGGTGCTGGCTCTTTTGGGGCTTTCCCTGTCAGTCGTCTGGGGCTACTCTGGCGTGCTGAGCTTCGGGCAGGTCGTCTTCTTCGGCATCGGAGCCTACACGTTCGGCGTCGTCTCGATCAACTTTGCGACCCCGGGTGGGATTACGGCCGCCGTCGTCGCCGGTATCGTCGGCGGTGGCCTCAGCGCAGCGATACTGGGCTACTTCATGTTCTACGGCGGGGTGCGTGACGTCTACGTGACTATCATCACGCTCGTCTCGACCATCGTGCTCCACACGTTCATGGCCCAGACCGCCGGCTCCGAGTGGGCCATCGGCGAGGCGGCGCTCGGCGGGTTCAACGGGATGCCGGACATCCCGCTGTTGACTCTCGGTGTCGGTGGGCTGTCGTACCAGTTCATTTACAACCCGTTCCCGATGCGGGTAATCGGCATCGGAGCGTTTGAGATCAGTCCGTTCTACTACCTCGTCCTAGTGTTGTTGGTCGGGACGTACCTCGCATTGCGAGCCCTCGTCAATTCTGACTACGGTCGCGTGATGGTCGCCGTCCGCGAGGACGAGGACCGAACCGAAATGTTCGGCTACAACGTGACCCGCGTCAAGTTCGTCGTGTTCACGCTCGGCGGCGCACTGGCGGGCCTGTCCGGCGTGCTGTACGCCGCACGAAACGTCTACATCGACCCGACCGTGTTCTCGCTGCTGTTCGCGACGCTGCCGGTCATCTGGGTGAGTATCGGCGGCCGAAAGAGCTTGCTCGGGGCCGTTGTCGCAACGCTTGCCATCGAATACCTCCGCATCTCGATGGCGGGTGAGCTGGCGCTGGTCCTGCTTGGCACTCTGTTGCTAGTGACGATTCTGGTTCTTCCGAGCGGTCTCGTTCCGTGGCTCCACGAGCAGATCGTCGCAACTCGACTCGGACCGGGCGAAGCCGGTGGAGCCGACACACCCGATGCGCCGAGTGAGGTGAGTGACTAA
- a CDS encoding urea ABC transporter, permease protein UrtB, which yields MVNGINLALQFLDSFAFIVLAAAGLAIIFGIMGVINLAHGEFILIGAYTATLAVTQLGLPLVVAMLVGGLVTGLFGILTERVIISGAWPNYVSQRTLGRDIIEPLYDRLADSMVATFGLSLILTQGARIRFGNSIDQIATPFGAISYGEFSYSSYRIVLAGVSIGLLLVTYYLFTRTDFGMRARATIQDKQTAQAMGVNTDRMYMLTFGIGSSLAGLTGALFAPVISMQPTLGDQFLVEAFVAVVVGGPSVVLGTALSGGVLGAILATFSNLYGTFIGRIALLVAALIALRFLPNGITGFIDQLRKRRQESD from the coding sequence ATGGTAAACGGGATCAACCTCGCGTTACAGTTCCTCGATAGCTTCGCGTTCATCGTACTCGCCGCGGCGGGGTTGGCCATCATCTTCGGCATCATGGGCGTCATCAACCTGGCACACGGGGAGTTCATTCTTATCGGGGCCTACACTGCGACGCTGGCCGTGACGCAACTCGGACTCCCGCTCGTCGTGGCGATGCTTGTCGGCGGTCTGGTCACCGGCCTCTTCGGGATTCTGACTGAGCGGGTGATAATCTCCGGAGCGTGGCCCAACTATGTCAGCCAGCGGACGCTCGGCCGTGACATCATCGAGCCGCTGTACGACCGACTGGCCGATTCCATGGTCGCCACCTTCGGGCTTAGCCTGATACTGACACAAGGCGCTCGGATACGCTTCGGGAACTCCATCGACCAGATTGCCACGCCGTTCGGTGCGATATCGTACGGGGAGTTCTCGTACTCGTCGTACCGAATCGTCCTGGCCGGCGTCAGCATCGGGCTGCTCTTGGTCACCTACTACCTGTTCACTCGGACGGACTTCGGGATGCGTGCCCGGGCGACGATACAGGACAAGCAAACGGCACAGGCCATGGGCGTCAACACCGACCGGATGTACATGCTGACGTTCGGAATCGGCTCCTCGCTGGCGGGACTGACCGGCGCGCTGTTCGCGCCGGTCATCTCGATGCAGCCGACGCTGGGCGACCAGTTTCTGGTTGAGGCGTTCGTCGCCGTCGTCGTCGGGGGGCCGAGCGTCGTCCTCGGGACCGCGCTGTCGGGGGGTGTCCTCGGGGCGATTCTGGCCACGTTCTCGAATCTCTACGGGACGTTCATCGGCCGTATCGCGCTGCTCGTTGCTGCGCTGATCGCCCTACGGTTCCTCCCTAACGGCATCACCGGCTTCATCGACCAACTGCGGAAACGGAGACAGGAGAGCGACTAG
- a CDS encoding urea ABC transporter substrate-binding protein: MSRSPLSRRQFLGASGAALVTGLAGCSAGEGGTSTDTASSTDTLKIGVLEDQSGNFALVGDPKAKASMLAIEEINANGGIDGKQIETFQRDPQSDNQRYQELTRTAINEENVDALWAGYSSATREAIRPIIDRNEQLYFYTTQYEGGVCDEFTFAVGPTARQQLGIVLPYLVEEFGPDIYTIAADYNFGQLSADWVKVLANENDANVLGEEFIPLSESSFGSTINRIQEADPDFVMSMLVGANHTSFYEQKASAGLDIPIGTSTAMAQGYEHRRLDPPAMANIYAGVNYMEEVPTESNTGDGGFVDRYFEMYPDAPYLNEEAETNYFSTYMYKKAVEQAGTTEQPEVIDALESGIELGTEEAPEAPEGETIRLDGATHHVDHHMWIMRADEEHNIEAVENRQIPETFLSETAGCNLPENPEQTQYTPVDYYEEAE, from the coding sequence ATGAGCCGGTCCCCTCTCAGTCGCCGCCAGTTCCTCGGCGCGAGCGGGGCCGCACTCGTCACCGGCCTCGCCGGCTGTTCCGCCGGTGAAGGTGGGACTTCTACGGACACCGCAAGCAGTACTGATACGCTCAAAATCGGCGTGCTGGAGGACCAGTCCGGGAACTTCGCCCTCGTCGGCGACCCGAAGGCCAAGGCGTCGATGCTCGCCATCGAGGAAATCAACGCCAACGGCGGCATCGACGGCAAGCAGATAGAGACGTTCCAGCGCGACCCTCAGTCGGACAACCAGCGCTACCAGGAACTGACTCGCACGGCGATAAACGAGGAGAACGTCGACGCGCTGTGGGCCGGCTACTCTTCGGCGACTCGGGAGGCCATCCGCCCGATTATCGACCGCAACGAACAGCTGTACTTCTACACCACCCAGTACGAGGGCGGCGTCTGCGACGAGTTCACCTTCGCGGTCGGCCCGACCGCCCGCCAGCAACTCGGCATCGTCCTCCCGTACCTGGTCGAGGAGTTCGGCCCGGACATCTACACCATCGCGGCCGACTACAACTTCGGCCAGCTCTCTGCGGACTGGGTAAAGGTGCTGGCGAACGAAAACGACGCGAACGTCCTCGGCGAGGAGTTCATCCCGCTGAGCGAGTCCTCCTTCGGGTCGACCATCAACCGGATTCAGGAGGCGGACCCGGATTTCGTCATGTCGATGCTTGTCGGGGCGAACCACACGTCGTTCTACGAACAGAAGGCCTCGGCCGGCCTCGACATTCCTATCGGCACGTCAACGGCGATGGCACAGGGGTACGAGCACCGTCGGCTCGACCCGCCCGCGATGGCAAACATCTACGCCGGCGTCAACTACATGGAGGAGGTGCCGACCGAGAGCAATACTGGTGACGGCGGCTTCGTCGACCGGTACTTCGAGATGTACCCCGACGCACCCTACCTCAACGAAGAGGCCGAGACCAACTACTTCTCGACGTACATGTACAAGAAGGCCGTCGAGCAGGCCGGGACCACCGAACAGCCGGAAGTCATCGACGCCCTGGAATCGGGCATCGAACTCGGCACCGAGGAGGCCCCCGAAGCGCCCGAGGGCGAGACTATCAGGCTCGACGGCGCGACCCACCACGTCGACCACCACATGTGGATTATGCGCGCCGACGAGGAGCACAACATCGAGGCCGTCGAGAACCGCCAGATTCCCGAGACGTTCCTCTCGGAGACGGCCGGCTGTAACCTCCCCGAGAACCCGGAGCAGACCCAGTACACCCCGGTCGACTACTACGAGGAGGCCGAGTAG
- a CDS encoding urease subunit beta, whose protein sequence is MSDGLVPGEVIPDEGTVTLNEGRETTEVTVGNTGDRPSQVGSHFHFFEANAALEFDREAAMGMRLNIPAGTAVRFEPGDEQTVELVEIGGKRRAHGMNGLVNGSVDGDTSDAVERMRAAGFGDSGADDEEGAE, encoded by the coding sequence ATGAGTGACGGACTCGTTCCCGGCGAGGTCATCCCGGACGAAGGGACAGTGACGCTGAACGAGGGCCGGGAAACGACCGAGGTGACCGTCGGGAACACGGGCGACAGACCCTCGCAGGTCGGGTCCCACTTCCACTTCTTCGAGGCTAATGCAGCCCTGGAGTTCGACCGCGAAGCGGCCATGGGGATGCGGCTGAACATCCCCGCCGGGACGGCCGTCCGGTTCGAGCCAGGCGACGAACAGACCGTCGAGCTTGTCGAAATCGGCGGGAAGCGCCGCGCCCACGGGATGAACGGCCTCGTGAACGGGAGCGTCGACGGCGACACGAGCGACGCGGTCGAGCGCATGCGCGCGGCCGGATTCGGAGACAGCGGGGCCGACGACGAGGAGGGAGCGGAGTGA